The following proteins are co-located in the Parcubacteria group bacterium genome:
- a CDS encoding rhodanese-like domain-containing protein, whose amino-acid sequence MTQIISAVDLQAAIMADTDQKRVCVDVRTEVEHDAECIAGSINIPLDQLQSHLGKLRAFDDVYVYCASGNRSAMACDILQKNGFARLYDLADGLNGWKLSKLSTIGQGRKRIPLMQQVLIVVGTTVMGSIILGYTVHDLFLLIPLMMSIGLLYAGFSGNCLMTKVLIKMPWNRRKE is encoded by the coding sequence ATGACACAAATAATTTCCGCAGTAGACTTACAGGCGGCCATAATGGCAGACACAGATCAAAAACGTGTGTGTGTCGACGTGCGCACGGAAGTGGAGCATGATGCAGAATGTATCGCAGGATCGATCAATATCCCATTGGATCAGTTACAAAGCCATTTGGGCAAGTTGAGAGCGTTTGATGATGTGTATGTCTATTGCGCATCGGGAAATCGATCAGCGATGGCATGTGATATCTTGCAAAAAAATGGTTTTGCACGATTGTATGATCTCGCGGATGGACTCAATGGGTGGAAATTGAGTAAGTTGTCGACGATTGGACAGGGCAGAAAACGCATTCCATTGATGCAACAGGTGTTGATCGTCGTGGGTACAACAGTGATGGGCAGTATTATTTTAGGATATACGGTACATGATCTGTTTTTGCTTATTCCGCTCATGATGAGCATTGGTCTGCTCTATGCCGGTTTTAGTGGTAATTGTTTGATGACAAAGGTTCTGATTAAGATGCCGTGGAACCGGAGAAAAGAGTGA
- a CDS encoding rhodanese-like domain-containing protein: MVISSVSPVEAKEILDASRDEAILLDVRTDGEYQRVHIPGSVLIPVEELQKRCNELDRKKRIVVYCASGNRSQTACRILETEGFGECINMAGGIGAWITHGLSVE; this comes from the coding sequence ATGGTTATTTCATCCGTGTCTCCCGTGGAGGCAAAGGAGATCCTTGATGCTAGCAGAGATGAAGCAATCCTGCTCGATGTGCGCACTGATGGGGAATACCAACGCGTGCATATTCCGGGCTCAGTCCTTATCCCTGTGGAAGAGTTACAAAAACGATGCAATGAACTGGATCGCAAAAAGAGAATTGTGGTATATTGTGCATCAGGAAATCGTTCACAAACAGCATGTCGCATCCTTGAGACGGAGGGATTTGGCGAATGTATCAATATGGCTGGCGGTATTGGTGCGTGGATCACACATGGTTTGTCCGTGGAATAA
- the argS gene encoding arginine--tRNA ligase, whose amino-acid sequence MKSAIESIVINAILRLQEKGSWGVFVMPKIQIDRPKDSAHGDWMTNVAFVIAKELQKSPVAVAEELAGEINAVANEAVARAEAVAPGFVNFILHRNALVSMVRQIMTDKENYGKNTALAGQKVMVEYTQPNPFKPFHIGHLMSNTIGESLAHIMSFCGATVIRANYQGDVGPHVAKSLWAIQKFGYDINNIDEIGKAYAKGHEAYESDAKAKEEIQAINKAIYMCSDDALMKLYVIGRQKTLERFEEIYAILGTKFDVYYFESETWKKGAQIVRDHMGDIFEESEGAIIFDAEKYGLHKRVFITAQGLPTYEAKDIGLAMLKKETHPSDVYFMTTAVEQDEYFKVVKKAIELVNASFEGKIRHISHGMMQLSTGKMSSRKGNVITGESLIADAQEVARKKMSERAIDDKRDETVNAIAVAGIKFSILKQHIGKNVVYDAGTALSFDGDSGPYVQYTYARCQSVIAKAQEKNITPSLTDVCDASMILERLLTQFPDVVARANVENAPHHIATHLIKCAHEFNAYYAKNIFVDEKDHRQSAYRIALAQAVAQVLKNGLTLLGISAPEKM is encoded by the coding sequence ATGAAAAGTGCGATCGAGAGTATTGTCATCAATGCCATTTTACGTCTTCAAGAGAAGGGCTCGTGGGGAGTTTTTGTGATGCCGAAAATTCAGATCGATCGACCAAAAGACAGTGCGCATGGCGATTGGATGACCAATGTCGCATTTGTCATCGCAAAGGAACTGCAAAAATCACCGGTTGCTGTAGCGGAGGAGTTGGCTGGAGAGATCAATGCGGTTGCCAATGAAGCGGTTGCGCGTGCAGAAGCGGTTGCACCGGGATTTGTGAATTTTATTTTGCATCGAAATGCTCTCGTGAGTATGGTTCGCCAAATTATGACGGACAAAGAAAATTACGGCAAGAATACGGCGTTGGCGGGGCAAAAAGTCATGGTGGAGTATACGCAACCAAATCCATTTAAGCCGTTTCACATTGGACACTTGATGAGCAATACGATCGGAGAGTCTCTGGCACACATTATGAGTTTTTGTGGTGCAACAGTAATTCGTGCGAATTATCAGGGCGATGTCGGTCCGCATGTTGCAAAGTCACTGTGGGCGATCCAGAAGTTTGGATATGATATCAATAATATTGATGAAATCGGAAAGGCGTATGCCAAAGGACATGAGGCATACGAATCGGATGCAAAAGCCAAAGAGGAAATTCAAGCGATCAACAAAGCGATCTATATGTGCAGTGATGATGCGCTCATGAAGCTGTACGTCATTGGACGGCAAAAAACTCTAGAGCGGTTTGAAGAAATTTATGCGATTCTCGGAACAAAGTTTGATGTATATTATTTTGAGAGTGAGACGTGGAAAAAGGGCGCACAAATTGTACGCGATCATATGGGAGATATTTTTGAAGAGAGTGAAGGTGCGATCATTTTTGATGCCGAGAAATATGGTTTGCACAAACGTGTGTTTATCACAGCGCAGGGTTTGCCGACGTATGAGGCAAAAGATATCGGGTTGGCGATGCTTAAAAAAGAAACGCATCCATCCGATGTGTATTTTATGACAACTGCCGTAGAACAGGATGAATATTTCAAAGTGGTAAAAAAAGCAATCGAATTGGTCAATGCATCATTTGAGGGAAAGATTCGTCATATCTCCCATGGTATGATGCAGTTGTCGACAGGCAAGATGTCCTCGCGCAAAGGCAATGTGATCACGGGGGAGTCGCTTATCGCTGATGCGCAGGAAGTCGCACGAAAAAAGATGAGTGAACGGGCAATTGATGATAAGAGAGATGAAACGGTAAATGCAATCGCAGTAGCGGGGATCAAATTCAGCATATTGAAGCAACATATCGGTAAAAATGTAGTATATGATGCAGGAACGGCGTTGTCTTTTGATGGGGATAGTGGACCGTATGTGCAATATACCTATGCACGATGCCAATCAGTAATTGCAAAAGCACAAGAAAAAAATATCACACCGTCTCTCACTGATGTATGTGATGCATCGATGATCTTGGAACGATTACTTACGCAATTTCCTGATGTTGTTGCACGTGCAAATGTAGAGAATGCGCCACACCATATTGCAACTCATCTGATCAAATGCGCGCATGAGTTCAACGCGTATTATGCAAAAAATATCTTTGTCGATGAGAAGGATCATCGGCAGTCAGCATATCGCATTGCACTTGCACAAGCTGTTGCACAGGTTCTCAAAAATGGACTGACGCTGCTCGGTATTTCTGCTCCGGAAAAAATGTAA
- a CDS encoding glycosyltransferase family 1 protein: MRIGIDARMILNPKKGDAIGVGHYTYQLIRHLLDIDQENEYVLFFDARVRQKDVRKFSRPNVKIVFYPFSDYKKFLPGAYNEILTAAVLAREDLDVLHVTSAEIRIPSTYRGKMIVTVHDLGIYTVPECYKATQRMRLHLVHRFMLRKASHVIAVSEKIKDDAQKIIKDIAEKTNVIYSGLDKRFFTDESINGNVIPKKFGISKKYILFLGTIEPVKNITRLLHAFALFKEARIKKNREEKCDYQLLIAGKPGWLAQDIKNFVYDLQLTKDVRFTGYVIGDELVPLFAHAQFFVLPSLYEGFGTTILEAFATGTPAIVSNVGSIPEIAGDAALLVNPIDTKGIAQAMMTFTDDAQMRAMYRERGLARAKDFSWQKTAQETLTTYQKIVQNS, from the coding sequence ATGCGGATAGGAATTGATGCACGCATGATTTTGAATCCTAAAAAAGGTGATGCGATCGGCGTCGGACATTATACATATCAATTAATTCGTCATCTCCTCGATATTGATCAGGAGAATGAGTACGTGTTGTTTTTTGACGCACGCGTAAGGCAAAAAGACGTGCGCAAATTCTCACGTCCCAATGTGAAAATTGTTTTTTATCCCTTTTCTGATTATAAGAAATTTTTACCTGGAGCATATAATGAGATCCTCACAGCGGCGGTATTGGCACGAGAGGATCTGGATGTGTTGCATGTGACGTCGGCAGAAATACGCATTCCATCCACGTATCGAGGCAAAATGATCGTGACGGTGCATGATCTGGGAATTTATACCGTACCGGAGTGTTACAAGGCGACACAGCGCATGAGGTTGCATCTGGTGCATCGTTTCATGTTGCGCAAAGCATCGCATGTGATTGCCGTGTCAGAAAAGATCAAAGATGACGCACAAAAAATCATCAAGGATATCGCAGAAAAAACCAATGTGATCTACTCCGGATTGGATAAACGATTTTTCACCGATGAATCGATAAATGGCAATGTCATCCCAAAAAAATTCGGTATAAGCAAAAAGTACATTTTGTTTTTGGGAACGATCGAGCCGGTAAAGAATATCACACGTCTTTTGCATGCATTCGCGCTTTTCAAAGAAGCACGGATCAAAAAGAATCGTGAAGAAAAATGTGATTACCAGTTGCTCATTGCGGGAAAACCTGGGTGGCTTGCGCAAGATATCAAAAATTTTGTTTACGATCTGCAATTGACAAAAGACGTGCGATTTACAGGGTATGTGATTGGCGATGAATTGGTGCCACTTTTTGCGCATGCGCAGTTTTTTGTTTTGCCGTCACTTTATGAAGGATTTGGTACGACAATCTTGGAGGCGTTTGCCACAGGGACGCCAGCGATCGTGAGCAATGTCGGTTCGATCCCTGAAATTGCAGGCGATGCTGCGCTACTGGTCAATCCTATTGATACAAAGGGTATCGCGCAGGCCATGATGACTTTTACAGATGATGCGCAGATGCGTGCGATGTATCGTGAAAGGGGTTTGGCACGCGCCAAAGATTTCAGCTGGCAAAAAACCGCGCAAGAAACTCTTACAACGTATCAAAAAATAGTACAAAATTCGTAA
- a CDS encoding DUF475 domain-containing protein, whose product MFFSTIIIIIGLVVFEIISSIDNAIVNAHVLRTLSQKYRQIFLFWGILFAVFVVRGLLPFVIIWIANPDLSIIQVITAAFSQDSAVVGSLERSKPLLLLAGGMYLFFVFLAWLFMEEKKYAFLVEGFLHRQSVWFYAISSVITTLIIYKALTYAEIPHLALAASIGVSTFFITDGFKKNAEEKEKELQKASSMSAWSKIIYLEVLDTSFSIDGVIGAFAFTLSIPLILIGNGIGAFVVRELTVKGINRIAKYEYLKNGAMYSIGILGGIMILEAFGREFPYWLAPLNTLIIITAFLYLSIRELRQAGDLPSAGIK is encoded by the coding sequence ATGTTTTTCTCCACCATCATCATTATTATCGGACTTGTTGTTTTTGAAATTATTTCCTCGATCGACAATGCAATTGTCAATGCGCATGTCTTGCGCACTCTTTCACAAAAATATCGCCAAATCTTTCTTTTTTGGGGCATTCTTTTTGCCGTATTTGTCGTACGTGGACTTCTGCCTTTTGTGATCATCTGGATCGCCAATCCCGATCTCTCCATCATCCAAGTGATTACCGCTGCTTTCTCTCAAGACAGCGCTGTCGTAGGATCATTAGAAAGATCAAAGCCGCTCCTTCTATTGGCGGGCGGTATGTATCTATTTTTTGTTTTTCTTGCGTGGCTTTTTATGGAAGAAAAAAAATATGCATTTCTCGTTGAAGGATTTTTACATCGACAAAGCGTATGGTTTTATGCTATCTCCTCCGTTATTACAACACTTATTATTTATAAAGCGCTTACATATGCAGAGATTCCTCATCTCGCACTTGCCGCAAGTATTGGCGTGTCCACATTTTTTATCACCGATGGGTTTAAGAAAAATGCAGAGGAAAAAGAAAAAGAATTGCAAAAAGCAAGCAGCATGTCCGCATGGTCAAAGATCATTTATCTTGAAGTTTTGGATACAAGCTTTTCAATTGATGGAGTGATCGGCGCATTTGCGTTTACATTGTCAATTCCGCTTATTCTGATCGGCAACGGCATCGGCGCATTTGTCGTACGCGAATTAACCGTCAAAGGTATAAACCGTATTGCCAAATATGAGTATCTCAAGAATGGTGCCATGTATTCCATCGGAATTCTCGGTGGCATTATGATCCTGGAAGCATTTGGCAGAGAATTTCCCTATTGGCTCGCCCCGCTTAATACCTTGATCATCATTACCGCCTTCCTCTATCTTTCCATTCGCGAACTGCGTCAGGCAGGTGATCTTCCATCTGCCGGCATAAAATAG
- the ileS gene encoding isoleucine--tRNA ligase, which translates to MKNFKEVEQGKKYSEMEHEVMEFWREDQTFEKSVNARSVDNAYVFYDGPPFITGVPHYGTLLSSIIKDVVPRYWTMKGKRVERRWGWDCHGLPAENLVEKKLGIKDKRDVAKVGLETYIQTCHSAMVQGSDAWESTVERIGRWVNFKGAYKTMDRDYMESVWWAFKTLYDKKKIYEGEKVLLYCPRCATPISKAEVSMDNSYRDVTDPSVYVKFALEGEENTYMLAWTTTPWTLSANVALAINKDLLYRVVEIEYSTNEHAKINPGEKYIVANALFEKIFEGVFDNRTHKIIHKDGTETKFLWTENHLIEGKRLVGKRYKPLFDDHGENAHRIVAADFVGAEDGTGIVHIAPAFGEDDYALAKKESLPLVNTVDDNGLYKDGRWAGQHVWEINKEIAKTLLREGVVFKIDYVQHEYPHCHRCDTKLMYRAHPSWFMDIDGQRAEMLVKNENINWFPAHIKNKRFRHTVETAPDWNLSRDRFWATPLPVWRGTKEDGVMVEKVIGSYAELKELSGKDLPDYHLPYVDAVTFEWEGVTMKRIDKVMDCWFESGAMPFAQFHYPFENKEKFESNFPGDFIAEYIGQVRAWFYYMHAISVGIFGEEAFKNVIVTGTIAGNDGRKMSKSYGNYTAPEILLEKYSSDALRYLLVSSPLLNGEDFALVDKDVADVQRKLGTLWNSYSFFVMYANVDGWQLSKNGEVPKNKNVLDKWIVSQLHALIKSVDSDMQKYDLPNASKPIIKFIDDLSNWYIRRSRKRFWKSENDGDKNEAYQTLYYVLVELSKVMAPFTPFIAEEIYRNLTQCHCGCDPESQTKILKQVQDDSCSVHLCDFPLGDESSIDEELNVQMQLVRDVISEGLKLRARTQLKVRQPLQKLTVESKSWKVSQEMEDIVREELNVKEIVSIEKIDGEQKNIGEINGIKIELDIVVTDALKREGQAREIIRHIQQLRKKVGYNVDDRISVGVEGMADVFAVHKDIIAHEVLAKEISDSILVESDLAETCAIDNEHITISLKK; encoded by the coding sequence ATGAAAAATTTTAAAGAGGTGGAACAAGGTAAAAAATATTCAGAAATGGAGCATGAGGTGATGGAATTTTGGCGTGAGGATCAGACGTTTGAAAAGTCTGTGAATGCGCGCAGTGTGGACAATGCATATGTATTTTATGACGGTCCGCCGTTTATTACAGGCGTGCCACATTATGGGACGTTGTTATCATCGATCATCAAAGATGTGGTGCCACGCTATTGGACAATGAAAGGGAAACGCGTTGAGCGTCGATGGGGGTGGGATTGTCATGGACTTCCGGCAGAAAATTTAGTGGAGAAAAAACTTGGTATCAAAGATAAACGTGATGTGGCAAAGGTGGGGTTGGAAACATATATTCAAACATGTCACAGCGCGATGGTGCAGGGAAGTGATGCATGGGAAAGTACGGTAGAGCGCATCGGACGATGGGTAAATTTCAAGGGCGCCTACAAGACGATGGATCGCGATTATATGGAGAGTGTATGGTGGGCATTCAAAACACTGTATGACAAGAAAAAAATCTATGAAGGAGAAAAGGTTTTGCTTTATTGTCCACGTTGTGCCACACCGATTTCTAAGGCAGAAGTATCGATGGACAATAGTTATCGCGACGTGACAGATCCGTCGGTATATGTGAAATTTGCACTTGAAGGTGAAGAGAACACATATATGCTCGCATGGACCACAACGCCATGGACGCTTTCGGCAAATGTGGCATTGGCGATCAATAAAGACTTATTATATAGAGTTGTTGAGATTGAATATTCAACAAATGAACACGCAAAAATAAATCCTGGAGAAAAATACATTGTTGCAAATGCATTATTCGAAAAAATATTTGAAGGTGTTTTTGACAATAGGACACACAAAATTATTCATAAAGATGGAACGGAGACAAAATTTTTATGGACTGAAAATCATCTCATTGAAGGTAAGAGATTAGTTGGAAAAAGATACAAACCGCTCTTTGACGATCACGGTGAGAATGCACATCGTATTGTGGCGGCTGATTTTGTCGGTGCGGAAGATGGGACAGGTATTGTGCATATTGCACCGGCTTTTGGCGAAGATGATTATGCACTCGCAAAGAAAGAAAGCTTACCGCTTGTAAATACAGTGGATGATAATGGTCTGTATAAAGATGGGCGATGGGCAGGACAACATGTGTGGGAGATCAACAAAGAGATTGCCAAGACGCTTTTGCGTGAAGGCGTAGTTTTCAAAATTGATTATGTCCAGCATGAATATCCGCATTGTCACCGGTGTGATACAAAATTGATGTATCGTGCTCATCCGAGTTGGTTTATGGATATTGATGGACAGCGTGCGGAGATGCTTGTAAAAAATGAGAACATCAATTGGTTTCCTGCACATATCAAAAACAAACGTTTTCGCCATACGGTAGAGACGGCGCCGGATTGGAATTTATCACGCGATCGTTTCTGGGCAACGCCACTTCCTGTATGGCGTGGCACAAAGGAAGATGGTGTCATGGTAGAAAAGGTGATCGGCAGTTATGCAGAGCTCAAAGAATTATCAGGTAAGGATTTGCCAGATTATCATTTGCCATATGTGGACGCAGTGACGTTTGAGTGGGAAGGTGTGACGATGAAACGTATTGATAAAGTCATGGACTGTTGGTTTGAATCCGGTGCGATGCCTTTTGCACAGTTTCACTATCCATTTGAAAACAAAGAAAAATTTGAGTCGAATTTTCCCGGAGATTTTATCGCAGAGTATATCGGACAAGTGCGTGCGTGGTTTTATTACATGCATGCAATCTCTGTAGGGATCTTTGGCGAGGAAGCATTCAAAAATGTGATTGTGACGGGAACGATTGCCGGCAATGATGGGCGCAAAATGTCCAAATCGTATGGCAATTATACGGCACCGGAGATTTTGTTGGAAAAATACAGTTCGGATGCACTCCGATATTTACTTGTGAGTTCGCCACTGCTTAATGGTGAGGATTTTGCACTTGTGGATAAAGATGTGGCGGATGTACAGAGGAAACTCGGTACACTCTGGAATAGTTATTCATTTTTTGTCATGTATGCCAATGTGGACGGATGGCAACTGTCAAAAAACGGAGAGGTGCCAAAGAATAAAAATGTGTTGGATAAGTGGATTGTGTCACAATTACATGCTCTTATTAAGAGTGTGGACAGTGATATGCAAAAATACGATCTGCCAAATGCATCAAAACCAATCATAAAATTCATTGATGATCTTTCGAATTGGTATATTCGTCGTTCACGCAAACGTTTCTGGAAATCGGAGAATGACGGGGATAAAAATGAGGCTTATCAGACCTTGTATTATGTGTTGGTGGAGTTGTCCAAGGTGATGGCGCCGTTTACGCCGTTTATCGCGGAGGAGATCTATAGGAACCTCACACAGTGTCACTGCGGATGTGATCCGGAATCTCAAACGAAGATCCTGAAACAAGTTCAGGATGACAGCTGTTCTGTGCATCTTTGTGATTTTCCTCTTGGTGACGAAAGTTCGATCGATGAAGAATTAAATGTGCAGATGCAACTTGTGCGTGATGTGATCAGTGAGGGACTCAAGTTGCGTGCACGCACACAGCTAAAAGTGCGCCAACCATTGCAAAAACTCACTGTAGAAAGCAAATCGTGGAAAGTCTCACAGGAGATGGAGGATATTGTACGCGAAGAACTTAATGTCAAAGAGATTGTCAGTATAGAAAAAATTGACGGTGAACAAAAGAATATTGGGGAAATCAATGGAATAAAGATCGAACTTGATATTGTGGTGACAGATGCGTTAAAACGTGAAGGTCAAGCACGTGAGATCATCCGGCATATTCAACAGTTACGCAAGAAGGTGGGGTATAATGTGGATGATCGGATCAGCGTAGGCGTGGAAGGCATGGCGGATGTTTTTGCAGTGCACAAAGATATTATCGCGCATGAGGTGCTGGCAAAAGAAATTTCTGACAGCATCCTTGTAGAAAGCGATCTTGCGGAAACATGTGCTATCGATAATGAACATATTACGATCTCACTCAAAAAATAA
- the recO gene encoding DNA repair protein RecO, producing MSDVKQNYHAITLDKRDIGEMDRLYTFYTLENGLMRVPARSIRRGEAKLAAQVEDFVFSHITIAKNYGRGTLVGAVAEEYFNDLRGSYGALLCVDHARKVLLSVIGEHDRDQKIFALLVAYLQKMEQLSRKERSTQIDEQMWWMTYAFLIQLFESQGYVFDAKTCTLCRECPDVFTRNLFDARCGGLVCVHCAKDKNDVCAIDVDTIKSLRIIYDNHIDVLSKVIIHKDVNRQLGNIVAHIERWVMR from the coding sequence ATGTCTGATGTAAAGCAAAATTACCATGCGATTACTCTGGATAAAAGGGATATCGGTGAGATGGATCGGTTATATACGTTCTACACACTGGAGAACGGTCTTATGCGTGTCCCGGCACGATCGATTCGCAGAGGAGAGGCAAAGCTGGCTGCGCAAGTGGAAGATTTCGTTTTTTCGCATATCACAATTGCCAAAAATTATGGTCGTGGCACGCTTGTGGGCGCTGTGGCGGAAGAGTATTTCAATGATTTGCGCGGTAGCTATGGAGCGCTGTTGTGCGTGGATCATGCGCGTAAAGTTCTGCTTTCTGTGATCGGCGAGCATGATCGTGATCAGAAAATCTTTGCATTGCTTGTAGCGTATTTGCAAAAAATGGAACAATTATCGCGCAAAGAACGATCTACGCAAATTGATGAACAAATGTGGTGGATGACATATGCGTTTCTTATACAGTTATTCGAATCGCAAGGGTATGTATTTGATGCAAAAACGTGCACATTGTGTCGTGAATGTCCCGATGTATTCACGCGAAACCTTTTTGATGCACGCTGTGGCGGGCTGGTGTGTGTGCATTGCGCAAAAGATAAAAACGATGTATGTGCGATCGATGTGGATACGATCAAGTCGTTGCGGATCATTTATGACAATCATATAGACGTGCTGTCAAAAGTGATCATACACAAAGACGTCAATCGACAATTGGGAAACATTGTCGCGCATATCGAGCGGTGGGTCATGCGGTAA
- a CDS encoding LysM domain-containing protein: MMKRHIYIGIIFIFLAPHVVCATEDAPIRVFVDDKEANEITRDYAVGSSHNMVVRIENQKNVKQDIAIFIEDAEHNHATDENGKSLVKYTRFYSDPIDQKYAEILKQNNNDIVAFCAKNSDKVGAWCDGVAVAHVTIPAGEKVDVPVTVHLADEEIDHEVYVVVQDGKEFEGSNDIKRITLRYHVPDKNITKMQLDRFGMHKEFIFGDFGTWMRAGFRDDYIAEFVSQNIGTEDVHYTDFVNVESVWIGEVVSFSDGHDSKEGEKNEDNVHVTMPRFGKVRVVGGIAYADSNGQPVEIKSESMEFIIWPVRFLIIIFGGICFCVICVLLYKYIRKNMFGFKKNKKDEKQFAGTYTVQDTDNIISIAQAFDVPWKDLAQYNKIDAPYILISGETIHVPGPQPIVAEKENEQEQTTINHESPIHSDVDAHKTMASDQEELLNAVKKNNPTYVSKGEPIRSMQSTAHMQKDPSIIQRENHEPMKRKVTFATPQSMLTQPASEPTTRAIDIEWMRDDEEAYNEEMEFQRKEVNKRLIIIVAVVACAIGGIVVWGVMQWMQRDTKEKISVETLIEGDAMQNQSDGNMALPQNDATQSGTSDEQDTKTVVTEEQNTDVAKEMQTEQAVQSQENQKAPKDITVQVLNAGGVTGAAAAVSKDFKDKEYMVKAAQNSQNSYSGVIIYYTAEMKDHVDTISQIVAEKYGTQKKEESSDVTGKYKSDIVVVLGT; encoded by the coding sequence ATGATGAAGCGTCATATTTATATAGGGATCATTTTCATCTTCCTCGCTCCGCATGTTGTTTGCGCCACTGAGGATGCGCCGATTCGTGTCTTTGTTGATGATAAAGAGGCAAATGAGATCACACGTGATTACGCGGTGGGGAGTTCACACAATATGGTCGTGCGGATCGAAAATCAAAAAAACGTAAAACAAGATATTGCAATTTTTATCGAAGATGCAGAGCATAATCATGCAACGGACGAAAACGGAAAAAGTTTGGTAAAATATACGCGATTTTATAGTGACCCGATCGATCAAAAATATGCAGAAATTTTGAAGCAAAACAATAATGATATTGTGGCATTTTGTGCAAAAAATTCTGACAAAGTCGGTGCGTGGTGTGATGGTGTGGCGGTTGCACATGTGACGATTCCTGCGGGGGAAAAAGTGGATGTGCCAGTGACCGTGCATCTCGCAGATGAGGAAATCGATCATGAAGTGTATGTGGTTGTACAGGACGGGAAAGAATTCGAAGGAAGCAATGATATCAAACGTATAACTTTGCGGTACCATGTTCCGGATAAAAATATTACGAAAATGCAGTTGGATCGTTTTGGAATGCATAAAGAATTTATCTTTGGAGATTTTGGCACGTGGATGCGTGCGGGTTTTCGAGATGATTATATTGCTGAATTTGTCAGTCAAAATATCGGGACGGAAGATGTGCATTATACAGATTTTGTAAATGTAGAATCTGTGTGGATTGGAGAGGTGGTGTCATTTTCTGATGGACATGACAGTAAAGAGGGGGAAAAAAATGAAGATAATGTGCATGTGACGATGCCGCGTTTTGGCAAAGTACGTGTTGTGGGGGGTATTGCGTATGCGGACAGCAACGGTCAACCAGTTGAAATAAAGAGTGAGTCGATGGAATTTATTATATGGCCGGTGCGATTTCTGATTATTATTTTTGGAGGGATTTGTTTTTGTGTCATTTGTGTTTTATTATATAAGTATATAAGAAAAAATATGTTTGGATTCAAAAAAAATAAAAAGGACGAAAAACAATTTGCAGGAACGTATACTGTTCAAGATACAGATAATATTATCTCTATCGCACAGGCGTTTGATGTTCCGTGGAAAGATTTGGCGCAATACAATAAAATTGATGCACCATATATTTTGATTTCGGGGGAAACAATTCATGTGCCTGGTCCGCAACCAATTGTCGCCGAAAAGGAAAACGAACAAGAGCAGACAACAATAAATCATGAGTCGCCTATTCATAGCGATGTTGATGCACATAAGACAATGGCATCAGATCAAGAAGAGCTGTTAAATGCAGTTAAAAAAAACAATCCCACGTATGTTTCCAAAGGCGAGCCGATAAGATCTATGCAGAGTACGGCGCATATGCAAAAAGATCCTTCTATCATACAACGAGAAAATCATGAACCGATGAAAAGAAAAGTGACCTTTGCGACGCCACAAAGCATGTTGACACAGCCGGCATCGGAGCCGACAACGCGGGCAATCGATATTGAGTGGATGCGTGATGATGAGGAAGCATATAACGAGGAAATGGAATTTCAACGCAAAGAGGTCAATAAACGCTTGATTATCATTGTTGCGGTTGTCGCGTGTGCAATTGGTGGCATTGTCGTTTGGGGCGTTATGCAATGGATGCAACGTGATACAAAAGAAAAGATTTCTGTTGAGACGTTGATCGAAGGGGATGCGATGCAAAATCAAAGCGATGGCAATATGGCATTGCCACAAAATGATGCGACACAGAGTGGTACATCAGATGAGCAAGATACAAAAACCGTTGTGACAGAAGAACAAAATACGGATGTTGCCAAAGAAATGCAGACGGAACAAGCTGTGCAGTCACAAGAAAATCAAAAAGCGCCAAAGGATATCACTGTGCAAGTGTTGAATGCCGGTGGTGTGACTGGTGCTGCCGCCGCAGTTTCAAAAGATTTCAAGGATAAAGAATATATGGTGAAAGCCGCACAAAATTCTCAAAATTCCTACAGTGGTGTGATCATTTATTACACGGCAGAAATGAAAGATCATGTGGATACAATATCTCAAATTGTCGCTGAAAAATACGGTACACAGAAAAAAGAAGAGTCATCTGATGTAACGGGAAAATACAAATCCGATATTGTGGTTGTGCTCGGCACATAA